The DNA region TCTTGTGGGAATCCAAACTTCAAGCTTGATTGCAAGCAAGGCAACGCGACAATTGAGATCAAGTCCCAGAAGTTCCCTGTCCTTAATATTAGTCAGAACTCTCTAACTTTGAAGATCGCGACATTGGATTCATTGGGATTGAATGGCGCTTGTCCTAAGCACTATGCCAATGTCAGCTTGGGTTTGGCTTTGTTCAGCTACACCTCTAATGATGATGACTTCATTCTATTATATGACTGCAGGCCTCCTTCATACTCGTATTCGCCTATTTCCACAGCTTCTATATCTTTTACTTGCGGAACAGATAGTGATCCCCATCAAGGATACTTCATGTCAAGCAAAAATGTGGTTAATTTCGATGGTCTTGGGTGCAAAAATAAAATCACGGTTCCAGCGTCAAAAGACGCTTTCCAGAACTCCTTCTTGAATGGCATGACTGTGGAATCTGTTTTAGCTCAAGGATTTGAGGTTAGGTGGAGTGGAGTGGATGGAGATAAATGTGATGGATGCACAAAATCTGGTGGGAGATGTGGATACAATACATCTCTAAATGCACTTATGTGTCTATGTCCTAAAGAGCAATCTAATGGTGGGGTTTGTAGCATAGCCCCGGCATTGTCACCATTACCAGAACCAAGATTAAGACAAACACCACTACAAGCACTATCACCACATTCAGAACCAGATCAGTCTAATTATCATAAGAGTATgtattcttctttcttccttttcctaaTATTGGTTAGGTTCTTCTGCTGAATAATCGTATTTCTTTGGATTATATGGCTTTAGATTTTCTTTGATGATCCAAATACCTTAGATCAACTCTGGCAGGTTAGGTAGAGGTCCTTTTTGTAGACATGAAATAGTTTGGTTTGCGTGGTCAAATTAAAATGCTCTTTGGCTTAGaatgattccttttgatcttttaCTTTGTTCTGATCtgaatttttataataaaagaTGAGATTGAACTATTTAAGAATTGGCAATAAGatagcatgtttgaattttCTAAAGTCATATCTCGGTTTGGTGTGTTAGGCTCATTTGGCTTACATTGACTTTTGAAAATTAACAAGTTGTAATAATTAGCATAAACATTCAAAGAAATGTGCAGAGGAAGATCTTCTTCAAACTTCGTTTTTGTTTGATATGCGTTCCCATTAGAAAGAACCGAACCAAATCCCTTCCATCAGTAGTGTAAGAGAATTAGAACCATTCATCAATATTAACCTGATAACTTGTACTTTTAGGAGTCTTGGTTAACAAGAATGCAAGTGATTGAATGATTCAATTCAATGATCTCTGGAATCAGAGTAAGGTACATATATACACTGCCAAACAGAAATGAAGATCTAACTAACTTCTATCTAAGTCTAACCAATAACTAAGTTAGTGAAGCTAACTAAAAACTAATCAGTTAGCAACTGGTTTACAATTAACCATGTGACTAAATTGATCTATATTAGTTAGTTGTAATAGTCCCCCTCAAATTGGAAGATAGATATAAAAAATTCCCAACTTGAACATGTGAGGCTTGGAAGGTGAAGCACTTTTAGGGGTTTAGTAAGGCAATTAGCCAACTGATGAATGGAAGGAACATGAATCAACTTGAGAAAACCAGAATTTACATCTTCCCTGATGAAATGTACAACAATATCCacatgtttggttctgaaaacTTCAAAGTTGTGAGTTTTACTGTATTCTGAATTGTACTCTGGAATGATGAATTTGGCTACTCCTCAGTCAACTCAATAAACTTCCTCCATAATGACTGTTGTGATCCCTGCTAGTCATTTTTTCAGAAATTTAGCCTTACAATGATTAGCTTAGTACATTTTAATTTGGCAACCTGATTCATGAAAAAGGTTAAAATCTTACTCTCACTAGGTATATGTTAATCTTAATTCTTATGTCAATCTATATAATAGTCAAACTTGAGTAAATTTTATATGCCAGACGGCGACTGTTCTATTGACTTCAGCTGATTGAAATTAGTACTGGTTTATGTTAATCAATTCATTTCTAAACTATTATTGCGTAGCTTGTCAATGCTGATGGAGTAACTAGGAAAAAAAATATGCATCGGTCATTGCTGTGTAAGCTGTATGAGTTTAGTCATACTAGAGATTTAGAATGAAGATTACAGTCTCCTTGGCAGTCATTGTCAACCTACCAACATCTTATTTAGATAAGCAAGAATATATAAATGTTACCTGCAATTGTGAAACTCATCTAGTTAGAGATGAAGGGTAGGTTAGGTTGAAACTTCAAATAGTGCAGTGCAGGACaggaaattaaaaaatgaaacaagtcATTGCTGCATAGGCTTTGTTACTTTTCTCGTACTAAAGTTTTGAATGAAGTTCACATGTGGCTGTTTACTTTAAAGTCTAGCAAATttttgaaaaaaggaaaaacataaTATAGACCCTTAAATACTGTTTCAAAAGTATAGACAATATAAGTGAATTACATGTGTATAAGTAGAGTTTTCCCCCATCAGGTACTAACTAAGGTTTGAACTcaataaataaaacaagaacACAGCTAATCATCATTAGTGTAATCTccttggaagaaaaagaaagttataTACAATTTTATACACAGAAAACAAATTGTTGGTTCTAGTGGTATGTGCTTGATTTCCCATACACATAGTAACAGACAGAAGATGTCtcggtgaaaaaaaaaaacagacctTTATTAAGAGAGCTAATCTCGCCAATATATGGATGTTTTCGAGTGGAGCAGAATTGTCTGATGTAGATGATATGTGTCTAAAaccaataattaattattataatagaAACTATTTAAAACTCATTGACCAAATGAATTGTATCATCATATGGTCTGCGGATTGCatagagaaaaagagaaaaaggaaagaGAGTGGTAATTTCGCGGGTGACTCTTCCATTGACTGACCATGTATATGGTGGTGAGAATCGCAGCCATCATTGTCTTGAGAATATCAACAGTTTTCCAAAACTCAATTTAAGTTTCATAGGATCACTTACTCCTCCTTCTCATTTTGAAGAGTAGAATACACAGAAAAAAGAAGATACAGCTAGCATGTGTGTAAGAATGGATGAACATATCCATATTCATGTCCGTTTTTCCATGCTCTTTCCATCCATATTCACAACCATAACACTCCGTTTGTTCTTGCTAACCTGCACTTTGCCACACTACTCCCATTCTCAACCGCTATCCCCACCGGTTTCCAATTTTTCCATTTGTGAGGCCGAGTCATACAACTGCGGGACTCTGACCGGCATCTCTTATCCTTTCTGGGGACAGAACCGGCCTTCTTATTGTGGCGGCGGAGACATGTTCAACCTCAACTGCCAACCTGACCTTACCACTACTACTACTACAGTTGTAATAGGCTCACAAACTTTCACAGTGCTGGCTATTAACCCCGACAATAACACAATGACAATGAAGCTAACAGATTTCAATGTCTGTTCTCCCAAGCAGTTTGACGATACTTTCTTGATTGGCGAAGTGTTCCAGTATGCCACGAGCGTGTCCAAGATCACCATATTCTACAATTGTTCCAATTCTGGAAAAAACTTCAGTGGGTGCGGACAACAAAAATATGCTTTCGGTCATGTGGATATGGACCTGAATGAGGAGGAGTTGAAAAGAATTTCAAAGGATAATCAATGCACCGGACATATCAAAGTTCCAGTAGGCTTTTCTCTGGAGCCTTATTATGAAAAAGGTGTGATTGACCGTGATGATTTGGAGCAAGGTTTGGATAAGGGGTTTGAGGTGAAATATTATGTTAATCCGGACTGTATGAGTTGCCTGGGAAGGGAGGAGATAAATTGCCCCTGGAGAGGTGATGATTTTGATAAACAAGTGGCTTCTTCATGCCACTATTGCTCAAGTAGAACTAATGCTGCCTCACACTGCCCTGTTCCCATTTTCATTCCCACTCCCACACCCACTCCCACTCCCACTACTGCTTCTCCCAAAAGTATGTCTTCTATCTCCTCTCCTCTATTCTTCAATTTTCCTCTTCCCAAGTAGAGTTTTAATTATCTTACTTGCATATACCATAGTCCTGTTTTCTTGCTGCTTCCTTATCTATCATTTCAAAGGCATATGTTTTGTTGAGAATTGAAGATTAGGATTCCATTTTCCAGTAGGAACCCTCCAATTCAACCCTCCATAAGGCTCCAGTTTAGGAACAGCTGTAATTGGAAATTGGATGGACCCATTGTGGGTCAATACTGATTTGGATGTTTGGAACGACTTTGATCAAATTATCAAGTCACACTTTTGGAGTATGTGGTTCAGGCTTCATACTTCTCACCCAAAGTTGGTAATCCCCACATTTCCCATTCATATGAGGTTTTGGTATTGGTTGCTGAAACTAGCCCATTGTTGATCTTGCATCAGCACATGTTGGTTTGGCAGCTTATAAAAATTCAAGACTAGCGTTTTTAGGACTTTGTTAGTTCTTACTTATAATTTTAGTATAATCTAAGTTTTAATTATTCCCATACATAAATTGTTCTGATAAAACTTTAGGACATATTAAATCCATGGACGCATGAAGAAATTCTTTGGTCTGGTATAagataaaatttaataattatattatgtTGTAAATCGTGTGagtaattaaaaaattacttagcataattaaaataatagtaCACATAGGATATGATCGGATCGGTTTCTGGCCCAATTAGAGTTTGTACCAATCAAAAGAGGTCGGGTTGATTCGGTTTGGATTTCATGTTTTTTTACTTCAAACCCAATCTAAACTAATCATGACCGGGTTCAGATCAGGTTCGAATTGAACCGAAGAGAGGAGAGAAGACGCCGAGTGTGGCGCTAGCTAGAAGAGAATAGAGGAAAGTAGGTCTCAAAACAGAACCTACAATCACAAAGATTGGTTAAGGGAAAGAGAAGAGAATAGAAAAAACGAGAGTACCTACCTCTACAATGGTGGTACTGACtcgaagaagaaaaagagaggacAGGTGGCTTCGCAGCTGAAGGACAGAGGCGCGAGGACATATTAGGTCTTTGAGTGTTAAGAGGATTAGGTCTTTGAATGCGAGAGATGAGACGGCTTCGCAAGTAAGAGGGGAACGAAATAGGGAAGAAAAGTTTTAGTGACATAGGGTCAGGTTATTGGCTCGGCTCATTGTTTTCCCGTACTAAACCCTTCATCCCTCTTTGAATCCGAGTACACCCACGAGCCCAACACAACCTATTCTTTTAGTTTCGGTTCGGGTTGGGTTGACCAGGTTGGTCATATTTAGATTATAAATGCTTATTTTCTAAAACCAACTGAACAATCTCTCTTGGGGGTTTAGGTAACGATTACGTTTGATGAATTCTAAATTCTTGTCGTGTTCTACAGTGGTCCCCTCTACGTATTGGGTGTTTCTTTTCTTTACAGCCTCACTTTCATTTAGACCAAATGCCTAACTTTGAACGTGTCAACTGTCAATGATCCAATGAAAACAACCTCAGGAATTTTTCTCCAACTATTCATGATTTGGATTTTTTGTTCTCACGTCTCACTTATTATCCCTTGTCTCCATGTAGTTTTTTCCATCTTCCCCTGTTTCCTGTAATTTCCCTTTAAATCCTTTATCTCGTTAAGTATTgcttttttgaaaaatatactAATAATAGCTATATTTTACTGCCATAAAACCTTTAGTTTTTTACTGCATAAAACTTGCTCGAGTCATTAGCTATATTGATTTGGCAAAACTACATCTTAATTGAggttatatttgtgtttttgtttgTCAACAGAGTTGTTGATGATTGCATTAATTTGTATGAAAAGTCAAGCAAgtcttttttttccttctttctgGTCCAACACGTCTTTCACCATCATGCATTGTGGACTTCATTTTCTGCTTTCTTCTACTGTTTTAAGATTTTCAGTCTTGATGACAAAAAACACGCTTTGCTCCAATTAAAATCAACCACCACTCATAAGATCATAAATCAAATTTAAGAGATTACTATTTACACAAATTGCTGTCAGAACAGTGTAAATTTAGATGAAGTTAGTGAAGCCAACAATGTTTAACCATACATACAATTGCATGCAGTGATGCAGATATTATAACAGCAATTGCTCACCAATAGTTTTTGGCTGTTGAATTGTATTTTAGTGTACGAAACCTCTAACTTATCAATTGCTCATCAattcatttattaatttatttaaaatgaatGATTGAGATACATGTATTACCTGCAGAATTTTATTAATTCTACCACCAGTTTCATTTTGATGTCATCATTACTAGGGATGACGGTGTCTTCTTTATCAATAGTATTAGTAGCATTGTGACTATATTTGTACTATAAATATAACCACAAGAAATGGGGTATGAAAGCTTCTATTCTGGGGTATTCCACCTACTACTATACATTATGGAAGTTCAACTTTTGACTAGTTATTACGGCCACCCACCCATAAAACTACAAAAGAATAGTTGACAACTTCACAAAACTCTAATTACTTTGATTCAAGTGGTACCTGTATAGTTTCCCTTAAGCAGAATTTCGGATTCGAGTCTtgtgtatgaaaaaaaaaacactcgtGCAATGATTAGCAGCTCAAACAGAATTGCATAGAGGTTATCAttgttagataaaaaaaaatgctaaTTACCTGCTGAAGAAAACAAAGAGTAGGAGTTGGCCTACTTCTCACCTTTGTGTATGAGCCAATCTCTAGTTATCTGTTGCTTGAACTTTTGTTTTGTCTTCCTCTATTTTTTCAAACACCAATCATAAGTAGCCTGTTTTTGTGAGTAAGTTTTCATAATACATACCTACCATTACATTGAAATGCTTCCAACAGAACCCATCCAaactcttttctctcttcttctctgcTACCTTTTTCAATTCTCAATCACAAAATGATCCTTCAAATCTCCTTCCATTACAATAAACCTCAGCTATGCATTGTTATTACAACTATTTTATTCTTGGCTACCACTGTTCTATCTGTGAATCCAAAATTTGAGGCCTGCACACCTAGAAGCTGTGGAGCTGGTCCATTCATAAAGTATCCCTTTTGGATTCCTTATGAACATGAATCATTTTGTGGCTATCCTCACTTTGAGATCACCTGCATAGACAACAATCCAATTCTCAGAACTTCTAATTATGACCTTTTAGTGAAAGATATCTCTTACTCTAACTCTTCATTCACTGCAGCCAACATAGCTGTCTATGAGGAGAAATGTTCTGCTCCAATGTATAATTACAGCCTTTATCAAACTCCATTTTCCTATAGTGCTGAAAATTCCAACCTCTCTTTCTTCTATAATTGTACCACAAAACCCTTAGATTACCCCACTTATGAAGTAGACTGTGCTAAAAATGCTACCCATTATTCTTTTGCGGTTTTTCACAAGGAGGCGCTTGAGCATAAAAACTACTCTTTGAATGAATGTCAATACATGGTTAACGCGCCGTTGAACATGAATGCTTCTGTTAATTTCTCTAGCTTATTACGAATGAGTTAcactgaagttctgaagatggggTTTCTATTGAATTGGACTGCACCTGATTGCCAATACTGTGAGAAAAGTGGTGGGCGCTGTGGATTTGATGATTATAAATTCCTCTGCTTCTGCAAGGATAAGTCTTACCCAAAAAGTTGTGGTGATGGTAACACACTTTGAAATATCATGATCATACTTTTTGTATGCAGTTTCTTTTCCTTTTAATCTCTTTCAGATACAAATGCAGTTTCTATTATAGTATGCGATTTCAGAATAGGCTAACCAATTACGTATTTCTAGATTTTACATTTTCCTTTTGACCTGTCTTTCAAGCTTAACATAGTTCCCTTGTTAAGATGATTATGGATTCAATATTTCAGTGTATACTACCATTAATATAAAGTGCAGCTAAGCTTATAGTCACGACTCATGAGAACTAGCTGTATTTGTATAGACACAGTTCATAATATCAGCTGTGTACTTAATTGATAATCATCAGCTGTCTCATGAAGATTCAGCTACTTATAATTGTTGGTGGTGACTCAATCCATCTAAATATGCAAAGCCAATGCTGAAATTGAATATTTTTTCTGTTTAGACTTACAAAGGAAACAACCGAAATGATCTGCAGCCTGAAACGAGTAAAATCATTAACATGAAATAGAAAATGAGTATGGTATGGTTAGTTTTTAAATTGAATGGTGCTAGtgcaatataattttatttgtatttcCCATTTTGCCTCTCTTCCGGGTGTCAAGCAATTTTTGGTACATTAAGTGATAGTTGTTAATGCTTGATTCCCTTATGAAGCCTTTGGTGAAAGAACATAAGTATACCGTACGTGTTATCTTTGTTTGATTCAAGTAACATATTCTCCTTGAATTGGCACAATTCTAACCCATCATTGCGTTCATTTCTAATTGTTGCAGGAAAAATGAAGCTGAAAGTCATTATAGGTAACATATCTTAATTTCCTTCGTATTTTAGTTTTCATGTATTTATTTCAGtaattattgtatattaattgTAACTTCCTATGGTTCTTAGGTGTTTCTTCTGCTGTGGTAGGAGCACTTGCAGTAATCCTTGGCATCTATGTCTATAAGCGCAAAAAGAACATTAGTTATGCAAAGTCATCATATGTGCAATCTAGAAGCCTCTCTTCAGATCTATCTTTGAATGATACTGAGAAGGGAAGTAGATACTATGGAGTGCACCTCTTCACCTATACCGAACTTGAAGAGGCCACAAACAACTTTGACTCGTCCAAAGAACTAGGAGAGGGCGGCTTCGGGACAGTGTATTTTGGTAAAAGGAAGCATCTTATGTTGAATCTATTGACATTTTTGCTGTTCAATAACCACTGACAAAGATTTATTTTATCTGATATTTCTTGTTTAGGCAAACTGCGGGATGGGCGTTGTGTTGCAGTAAAGAGGTTGTACGAGAACAATTGCAGGAGAGTTGAGCAATTCATGAATGAAGTTGAGATCCTAATTCGTGTAGTCCACCCAAACTTGGTGTCACTCTATGGATGCACTTCACGCCACAGTCGTGAACTGTTGCTTGTGTATGAGTACATTTCGAATGGAACCGTTGCTGATCATCTTCATGGCAAACAAGCCAACCCTGGAAAAATCTCTTGGCGCATTAGAATGAATATTGCTGTGGAGACAGCAAGTGCACTGAAATATCTTCATGCATCTGAAATCATCCACAGAGATGTCAAAACAAATAATATTCTTCTAGACAACCATTTTAGGGTGAAAGTGGCAGATTTTGGTCTTTCGCGTCTTTTCCCAGAGGATGTCACACATGTTTCAACAGCTCCACAAGGGACTCCAGGTTATGTGGATCCAGAGTACCACGAGTGCTACCAACTTACAAGCAAAAGTGATGTCTACAGCTTTGGGGTTGTGCTGATTGAGTTGATATCATCCTTGCCTGCTGTTGACATCACAAGGCATAGACATGAAATCAATTTGGCCAACATGGCTATAAACAAGATTCAAAAGCAAGCATTACATGAGCTTGTTGACCCGACCCTCGGGTTTGAATCAGACTTCAAGGCAAGGAAAATGATAAATGCGGTGGCGGAGTTGGCATTTCAGTGCCTGCAAAGTTCCAAAGATATGAGACCTTCTATGGATGAAGTGTTGGATTCTCTCCAAGATATACAAAGTGATGGCAAATTTAAAAGCCAGCCTGAGGTAATGGATATCTCAACCTCAGCTGATGATGATGTTGTTTTGCTAAAGGATGAtccacctccaccatcacctGATTCAATTGGTATCAGCAAGTCTACAACACCAAATGCTAGCGGATAAGTGACCCTTGTTTTTCATCTCATAAAAGTTAACCTTATCTTAGTTCATATTTAAGCAGAGATATAGCAGCAAACTTATAGCATCAAATCCACCCTATTACATACAGCCTGAGTTCTGTTTTTACTAAAGCGGATAACTTTTAAGATTGAGAtgtatatatacttatatattATGATATTAGGTTTTTTTAGATATGGCAATTAGATATCACTTTTTTTCAATACCAATTGCAAGTTTAGATAAGTTTCCCCCTATTTCTTTCTTTAATAATTTCTTATGGGTGATATCAGAAATTGAATTTTCCAGTCAATGAAGCTGCATTTTCTTTACAACTAAACCCCAGTAcatgagttcaaaaaaaaccCCAGTACATAATAATGGTCTTTGCAGCATAATCTCCCGTGTCTTTAATAAAGCCTTCACAAGGTAAATTTTGTACTTCAGCAAAAGAAATCGATTATGTGTGCAATTACAAAGAGATATGATATgtactgtccactttgaagaattttttttgttcctatttaactgtctacTTAACATTTCAAGAgaacattaaatgatgtttttacaacaaATGCCCTTGTCAGTACagtaaatgaggagagataacacatactttaaagggtaaaatagaaaaataattctcactatttttgaaaatcaacaaaattaatcacatccttaatatgtgtgtctctactcaaagtggacagttaaataggaacgaaggAGTAAGTGTTATTATCACAATTATTTTCAAGAACGATTCAAGAACGGATGACTCGTTTGGTacaccgtattaggcatgatatcataagcttatacaatacattatgagcttatccattgtttggtgctcacattgtattgtataagcttatgcatcaatctcctcttatacatcaaaatgatgtattatttaatccaccctatagatgatggataaggcatgataagagtgcaatgtataaattacttcaatatatttaatcaaccgccaccacAATAACCCTCCAcaaccaccgcctccaccactaccaccaccaccaccgtcactaccgccaccaccgtcgccggcATCATCACCACCGTCGACggcacaaccaccaccactgtcgctgccaccacaaccacccttcaCCACCGTCGCCACGACCACCACCAACGTCACTGCCGccggcaccaccaccaccaccattgtcgctaccaccacaaccaccctccaccaccaccaccaccacctcttccaccaccaccgtcgccagcaccaccacaaccacctcttCCACCGCCACGGTCGccggcaccaccaccaccaccactgtcgctgccaccacaaccaccctccaccaccaccctccaccaccacctcttccaccaccaccgtctctgccaccacaaccactctccaccaccaccgcctccaccactactGCCGCCACCGTCaccgccatcaccaccaccaccaccacaacgaccctccaccaccactgcctccaccactaacgctgccaccaccaccaccaccaccaccactctctaGTCATCAttatcgccactaccaccaccctgtaccatcaccctccaccatcaccgtCGTCACTATTGCCACCACTTTCACCACCGTGTTGCCACTACTGTCGTTGCTGCCACCATGCTCCACCACTGCTGCCGcccccaccctccaccaccattgccaccgccgccacctacaccaccatccaccaccactgtcactgCCAGTACCGCTGCCGCCACTAGCATCGACCACCagtgtcatcatcatcaccttccaataccaccactaccacaccaCCAGTGTTGCTACCAAATTATAtagtgtatgaccaaacgctgtatagtattaaaattttatcaggtcttatcctatcaggcctaatacaatcaGACTTTATACTATCATAACTTATACTATACAGCGTACCAAACGTGCCCTAAAAGTATGAGAATTGTCAAGTGATTACAAGAAATCATTAACCGCAGATGGTGGAAGCTGGTAATTTATTGCCTTATTTGCATTTTCGGACTTCCTAGTATAGTGTGCGGTGATTTTGGTCCCCATGATTTTTTTCACTTAATTTTAGTCCTCTGATTTTCTCAATCACATGAATTCTGTCCCCTTTCACAATTTTTCATCCATTAATTAAGAATGTGTGATTACTGGACAATACTTGATCTAATTTGTACTTGATCTGTTGTGACAGATTGAATCTTATTTTCCTCTCAATTGAACGATTGAACGTGGATCGTAACGTTGGAGGTAAGGATAAAGAAAATCAAGTTGTTTACGAATTGTTAACTGAGACTTCAATATGGTGGAAAATTGTCATAATTAAAACGTGTCAGTTCATATATTGACAAATGTCAATTAAATGATAAggatatatatgtttttttaattattgatcATTCTCAAAC from Lotus japonicus ecotype B-129 chromosome 2, LjGifu_v1.2 includes:
- the LOC130738850 gene encoding LEAF RUST 10 DISEASE-RESISTANCE LOCUS RECEPTOR-LIKE PROTEIN KINASE-like 1.2 isoform X5; the protein is MSSKNVVNFDGLGCKNKITVPASKDAFQNSFLNGMTVESVLAQGFEVRWSGVDGDKCDGCTKSGGRCGYNTSLNALMCLCPKEQSNGGVCSIAPALSPLPEPRLRQTPLQALSPHSEPDQSNYHKRKMKLKVIIGVSSAVVGALAVILGIYVYKRKKNISYAKSSYVQSRSLSSDLSLNDTEKGSRYYGVHLFTYTELEEATNNFDSSKELGEGGFGTVYFGKLRDGRCVAVKRLYENNCRRVEQFMNEVEILIRVVHPNLVSLYGCTSRHSRELLLVYEYISNGTVADHLHGKQANPGKISWRIRMNIAVETASALKYLHASEIIHRDVKTNNILLDNHFRVKVADFGLSRLFPEDVTHVSTAPQGTPGYVDPEYHECYQLTSKSDVYSFGVVLIELISSLPAVDITRHRHEINLANMAINKIQKQALHELVDPTLGFESDFKARKMINAVAELAFQCLQSSKDMRPSMDEVLDSLQDIQSDGKFKSQPEVMDISTSADDDVVLLKDDPPPPSPDSIGISKSTTPNASG
- the LOC130738850 gene encoding LEAF RUST 10 DISEASE-RESISTANCE LOCUS RECEPTOR-LIKE PROTEIN KINASE-like 1.2 isoform X4; translated protein: MILQISFHYNKPQLCIVITTILFLATTVLSVNPKFEACTPRSCGAGPFIKYPFWIPYEHESFCGYPHFEITCIDNNPILRTSNYDLLVKDISYSNSSFTAANIAVYEEKCSAPMYNYSLYQTPFSYSAENSNLSFFYNCTTKPLDYPTYEVDCAKNATHYSFAVFHKEALEHKNYSLNECQYMVNAPLNMNASVNFSSLLRMSYTEVLKMGFLLNWTAPDCQYCEKSGGRCGFDDYKFLCFCKDKSYPKSCGDGKMKLKVIIGVSSAVVGALAVILGIYVYKRKKNISYAKSSYVQSRSLSSDLSLNDTEKGSRYYGVHLFTYTELEEATNNFDSSKELGEGGFGTVYFGKLRDGRCVAVKRLYENNCRRVEQFMNEVEILIRVVHPNLVSLYGCTSRHSRELLLVYEYISNGTVADHLHGKQANPGKISWRIRMNIAVETASALKYLHASEIIHRDVKTNNILLDNHFRVKVADFGLSRLFPEDVTHVSTAPQGTPGYVDPEYHECYQLTSKSDVYSFGVVLIELISSLPAVDITRHRHEINLANMAINKIQKQALHELVDPTLGFESDFKARKMINAVAELAFQCLQSSKDMRPSMDEVLDSLQDIQSDGKFKSQPEVMDISTSADDDVVLLKDDPPPPSPDSIGISKSTTPNASG
- the LOC130738850 gene encoding LEAF RUST 10 DISEASE-RESISTANCE LOCUS RECEPTOR-LIKE PROTEIN KINASE-like 1.2 isoform X1; translation: MTIFSTPQHMALPLLPLPFSFIYTLFYLSLLFYPTYAASDAELYTACAPFSCGNFSNISYPFWSSNQPSSCGNPNFKLDCKQGNATIEIKSQKFPVLNISQNSLTLKIATLDSLGLNGACPKHYANVSLGLALFSYTSNDDDFILLYDCRPPSYSYSPISTASISFTCGTDSDPHQGYFMSSKNVVNFDGLGCKNKITVPASKDAFQNSFLNGMTVESVLAQGFEVRWSGVDGDKCDGCTKSGGRCGYNTSLNALMCLCPKEQSNGGVCSIAPALSPLPEPRLRQTPLQALSPHSEPDQSNYHKRKMKLKVIIGVSSAVVGALAVILGIYVYKRKKNISYAKSSYVQSRSLSSDLSLNDTEKGSRYYGVHLFTYTELEEATNNFDSSKELGEGGFGTVYFGKLRDGRCVAVKRLYENNCRRVEQFMNEVEILIRVVHPNLVSLYGCTSRHSRELLLVYEYISNGTVADHLHGKQANPGKISWRIRMNIAVETASALKYLHASEIIHRDVKTNNILLDNHFRVKVADFGLSRLFPEDVTHVSTAPQGTPGYVDPEYHECYQLTSKSDVYSFGVVLIELISSLPAVDITRHRHEINLANMAINKIQKQALHELVDPTLGFESDFKARKMINAVAELAFQCLQSSKDMRPSMDEVLDSLQDIQSDGKFKSQPEVMDISTSADDDVVLLKDDPPPPSPDSIGISKSTTPNASG
- the LOC130738850 gene encoding LEAF RUST 10 DISEASE-RESISTANCE LOCUS RECEPTOR-LIKE PROTEIN KINASE-like 1.2 isoform X2; its protein translation is MCVRMDEHIHIHVRFSMLFPSIFTTITLRLFLLTCTLPHYSHSQPLSPPVSNFSICEAESYNCGTLTGISYPFWGQNRPSYCGGGDMFNLNCQPDLTTTTTTVVIGSQTFTVLAINPDNNTMTMKLTDFNVCSPKQFDDTFLIGEVFQYATSVSKITIFYNCSNSGKNFSGCGQQKYAFGHVDMDLNEEELKRISKDNQCTGHIKVPVGFSLEPYYEKGVIDRDDLEQGLDKGFEVKYYVNPDCMSCLGREEINCPWRGDDFDKQVASSCHYCSSRTNAASHCPVPIFIPTPTPTPTPTTASPKRKMKLKVIIGVSSAVVGALAVILGIYVYKRKKNISYAKSSYVQSRSLSSDLSLNDTEKGSRYYGVHLFTYTELEEATNNFDSSKELGEGGFGTVYFGKLRDGRCVAVKRLYENNCRRVEQFMNEVEILIRVVHPNLVSLYGCTSRHSRELLLVYEYISNGTVADHLHGKQANPGKISWRIRMNIAVETASALKYLHASEIIHRDVKTNNILLDNHFRVKVADFGLSRLFPEDVTHVSTAPQGTPGYVDPEYHECYQLTSKSDVYSFGVVLIELISSLPAVDITRHRHEINLANMAINKIQKQALHELVDPTLGFESDFKARKMINAVAELAFQCLQSSKDMRPSMDEVLDSLQDIQSDGKFKSQPEVMDISTSADDDVVLLKDDPPPPSPDSIGISKSTTPNASG